A single Brassica rapa cultivar Chiifu-401-42 chromosome A04, CAAS_Brap_v3.01, whole genome shotgun sequence DNA region contains:
- the LOC103865293 gene encoding DEAD-box ATP-dependent RNA helicase 21: protein MKRSINDVVGSTSDAKKPVFLTKAQREELALKRRQDQISDQRLRREQLTLPNPDDEDDRDRDRDRDRERERDRGRDRDRDRDRDRERDRDRRERDREPDRRIREREREEEAKAREAARVEKLVEREREKELDAIKEQYLGGKKPKKRVIRPSEKFRFSFDWENTEDTSRDMNALYQNPHEAQLLFGRGFRAGMDRREQKKQAAKHERETRDEIRKKDGVIEKPEEAAAQKVREEAADAYDSFDMRVDRHWSDKRLEEMSERDWRIFREDFNISYKGSKIPRPMRSWEESKLTSELLKAVERAGYKKPSPIQMAAIPLGLQQRDVIGIAETGSGKTAAFVLPMLAYISRLPPMSEENETEGPYAVVMAPTRELAQQIEEETVKFAHYLGFRVTSIVGGQSIEEQGLKITQGCEIVIATPGRLIDCLERRYAVLNQCNYVVLDEADRMIDMGFEPQVAGVLDAMPSSNLKPENEEEELDEKKIYRTTYMFSATMPPGVERLARKYLRNPVVVTIGTAGKATELISQHVIMMKESEKFFRLQKLLDELSDKTAIVFVNTKKNCDSIAKNLDKAGYRVTTLHGGKSQEQREISLEGFRAKRYNVLVATDVVGRGIDIPDVAHVINYDMPKHIEMYTHRIGRTGRAGKSGVATSFLTLHDTDVFYDLKQMLVQSNSAVPPELARHEASRFKPGTVPDRPPRHSDTVYIN, encoded by the coding sequence ATGAAGCGATCAATCAACGACGTCGTTGGATCTACATCGGATGCTAAGAAGCCCGTCTTCCTCACCAAAGCTCAGCGCGAAGAGTTAGCCCTAAAACGCCGCCAGGATCAAATCTCCGATCAACGCCTCCGCCGCGAACAACTCACTCTCCCCAATCCCGATGATGAAGACGACCGGGATCGAGATCGAGATCGAGAtcgagagagggagagagacagAGGCCGTGATCGAGATCGAGATCGCGATAGAGACAGAGAACGCGACCGTGACCGCCGCGAGCGAGATCGGGAGCCAGATCGACGAATCCGAGAACGCGAGCGCGAGGAGGAAGCCAAGGCACGTGAGGCGGCACGTGTGGAGAAGCTAGTGGAGCGAGAGCGGGAGAAGGAGCTCGACGCGATCAAGGAGCAGTACCTCGGAGGCAAGAAGCCGAAGAAGAGAGTCATCCGCCCTTCCGAGAAGTTCCGCTTCTCCTTCGACTGGGAGAACACCGAAGACACCTCCCGAGACATGAACGCTCTCTACCAGAACCCCCACGAGGCCCAGCTCCTCTTCGGCCGCGGCTTCCGCGCCGGAATGGACCGCCGCGAGCAGAAGAAGCAAGCCGCCAAGCACGAGAGGGAGACGCGAGACGAGATTCGCAAGAAGGACGGAGTCATTGAGAAGCCCGAGGAGGCTGCTGCTCAGAAGGTGAGGGAAGAAGCTGCTGACGCGTATGATTCGTTTGACATGAGGGTTGATAGGCATTGGAGTGATAAGAGGTTGGAGGAGATGAGTGAGAGAGACTGGCGTATCTTTAGAGAAGACTTCAACATCTCTTACAAAGGATCGAAGATTCCTAGGCCTATGAGGAGCTGGGAAGAGAGTAAACTAACTTCCGAGCTTTTGAAAGCTGTGGAGAGAGCTGGTTACAAGAAGCCTTCTCCTATTCAGATGGCGGCTATACCGCTTGGACTTCAGCAGCGTGATGTGATAGGTATTGCAGAGACTGGTTCTGGAAAGACTGCTGCTTTTGTTCTGCCTATGTTAGCTTACATATCTAGGCTGCCACCGATGAGCGAGGAGAATGAGACGGAGGGTCCTTACGCTGTGGTTATGGCGCCTACTAGGGAGCTTGCGCAGCAGATTGAAGAGGAAACTGTTAAGTTTGCGCATTATCTAGGCTTTAGGGTGACTTCTATTGTGGGTGGTCAGTCTATTGAGGAGCAGGGGTTGAAGATAACGCAAGGGTGTGAGATTGTGATCGCTACTCCTGGTCGTTTGATTGATTGTCTTGAGAGGAGGTATGCTGTGTTGAACCAGTGTAACTACGTGGTTCTTGATGAGGCGGATCGGATGATTGACATGGGGTTTGAGCCTCAGGTTGCGGGAGTGTTGGACGCGATGCCTTCGAGTAATTTGAAACCGGAGAACGAAGAGGAGGAGCTTGACGAGAAGAAGATTTACAGAACGACTTATATGTTCAGTGCTACAATGCCTCCTGGTGTAGAGAGGCTTGCGAGGAAGTACTTGAGGAACCCGGTCGTTGTCACCATTGGTACTGCAGGAAAAGCCACGGAGTTGATCTCGCAGCACGTGATTATGATGAAAGAGTCTGAGAAGTTCTTTAGGTTGCAGAAACTGCTTGATGAGCTCAGCGATAAGACTGCCATTGTGTTTGTCAACACAAAGAAGAACTGCGACTCTATTGCTAAGAATCTGGACAAGGCAGGGTACCGTGTCACGACCTTGCACGGTGGGAAGTCGCAAGAGCAGAGAGAGATCAGCTTGGAAGGATTCAGAGCAAAGAGATACAACGTTCTGGTCGCAACAGATGTTGTAGGACGTGGAATCGATATTCCTGATGTGGCTCATGTCATAAACTACGACATGCCTAAGCACATAGAGATGTATACTCATCGTATTGGACGTACGGGACGTGCTGGGAAGAGTGGTGTTGCGACGTCGTTCTTGACGCTTCATGATACTGACGTCTTTTATGATCTGAAGCAGATGCTTGTTCAGAGCAACAGTGCGGTGCCACCTGAGCTGGCTAGACATGAAGCGTCTAGGTTCAAACCAGGTACGGTTCCTGATAGACCTCCAAGACACAGTGACACTGTCTACATAAACTGA